A single Acidobacteriota bacterium DNA region contains:
- a CDS encoding carboxypeptidase regulatory-like domain-containing protein yields MKIGRRRVGEKRWLIAPALLAALLAALLSGWVGGEASAQGRGDPIFSDGFESGDTLAWSAVQVGDAPGAPSLSFTAPVVVIFDQTRPSIQLSFDDPDGVDLGSFRLTVDGIDQTAGCTLTATTADCLPPALTQGRHRLTAQIADVGGEVTNTLRSFDLFFGPGPHTLVLEAEADAWISGFDTGFSGGSAETLRVGTELPGRGLLRFAGEPLRLIGGRNLLSADLELTLVANGGGWGAGSEVAIHALVLTPWMEPVVTWDCATDADGGCDAPWDGGVFSPATDAVLHTNDLSGTVTFDVAGDVEAVQRGADNFGWMLKKADETVPGGVDYGSREGGEAARLELVFEAPPGPGGDTAPPQLSFSSPSVPVFQDAGSYQVVVGYQDRESGIDLSSLRVLEDSVDRTGFCQVQPATATCTFPASAADGDAQLRTVRAEVTDEAGNPAAAELEVALIYGPGDVLDPLLTISSPPEGALVNTPTVQVTGTATDDGELTDVVVAGVPVPIAGGVFTTQVPLHGGENIIPLLLVDGAGRSVMGQRTVTYDPVLPDLQVLEPASGLSTNAATVRVAGLVFDLSGISTVQVNGATVPVVDGTFETVIDLQDGLNSISVHAVDTAGNLSEVIVEVTRFAVPEVAITAPLSFQLVGATVDVEGTVSPGTAAVEVNGVAAAVDSGAGTFFAAAVPVHAGVDLLTATATDGTGRVASATVTVVRDDRPPQLVVVTPVDGARLAEGPVTVSGRVRDPDLSAAGTAPPQVTVNGTPATVMQDTFAAEGLVLAPGANVLTVEATDQAGNVTQEQLTVFLEVPTAPRLRVISGDRQSAVIDSPLAEPLVVQALDGAGLPVAGAPVLFRVTGGAGSLDDGSGGERRQVAKLTDGSGEASVSWTLGSRAGLAVQRLEASAAGFGEPLQLGAIALPGPPALLVVDDGGEQTGAVGQRLPLPLVTTVVDAGFNRLPGVAVDFTIVAGEGSLVNAGEGSGAQATVTTDRDGNAAVGWVLGSQAGSASDVVEVTLAGGGPTPYASFVANARVAGDPALTALSGLVLDNSDEPVPDATVEIAGTGLSVLTDAAGAFRLDGVPPGMVLLEVDGATTSRPGIWPHLEFQVATVAGIENTMGRPIYLLPLDPASGVAVDETTGGTVTLPDYPGFALDIAPGSVTFPDGSSSGVVSVTVVHGDKVPMVPNFGQQPRLVVTIQPGFARFDPPARLTLPNVDGLDPGAVTEMYSFDHDLFRFVTIGQGVVSEDGLTVTSVPGSGVIEAGWHCGGNPAGSGTTHNCPTCKRCVNNRCVEDNSQTPPQSAPDDCLREICIHGFVFPTGDSSETPPQTPGDCLRAECITFGGGGFGVPPTGRVREVGDLSDPPPGQACCGVNGSTTFTPDIYDPSTECCTPFFPRVVQKHPMPITWPVDCPNRSTFRPPNPGNGCGSPVLPLPVPEDPNIGCENASFTPACNTHDMCYDRCRSDQGTCDAQFLADMRAACAAGCSNILARAFCRANADRYFSAVSSFGGLPWFNAQRNACQCC; encoded by the coding sequence ATGAAGATCGGACGTAGGCGGGTCGGAGAGAAGCGATGGCTGATCGCCCCGGCGCTGCTGGCAGCGCTGCTGGCAGCGCTGCTGTCCGGATGGGTCGGCGGTGAGGCGTCGGCCCAGGGCCGCGGTGACCCGATCTTCAGCGACGGGTTCGAATCCGGCGACACCCTGGCCTGGTCGGCGGTTCAGGTGGGAGACGCCCCGGGAGCTCCCAGCCTTAGCTTCACCGCTCCCGTGGTGGTGATCTTCGATCAGACCCGACCGTCGATCCAGCTGAGCTTTGACGATCCCGACGGTGTCGACCTGGGCAGCTTCCGACTCACCGTCGACGGCATCGATCAAACCGCCGGGTGCACCCTCACCGCCACCACCGCCGACTGCCTGCCGCCGGCGCTCACGCAGGGAAGACACCGGCTGACGGCGCAGATCGCGGACGTCGGCGGCGAGGTCACCAACACTCTTCGGAGCTTCGACCTCTTCTTCGGTCCGGGACCCCACACCCTCGTCCTGGAAGCCGAGGCCGACGCCTGGATCAGCGGCTTCGACACCGGCTTCTCCGGTGGTAGCGCCGAGACGCTGCGCGTGGGCACGGAGCTGCCGGGCCGCGGCCTGTTGCGCTTCGCCGGTGAGCCCCTGCGGCTCATCGGCGGCCGCAACCTGTTGAGCGCCGACCTCGAGCTGACCTTGGTCGCCAACGGCGGCGGCTGGGGGGCGGGGAGCGAGGTGGCGATCCATGCCCTGGTGCTGACCCCGTGGATGGAGCCGGTGGTCACCTGGGACTGTGCCACCGACGCCGACGGTGGATGCGATGCGCCTTGGGACGGTGGAGTCTTCTCGCCGGCCACCGATGCGGTGCTGCATACGAACGACTTGAGCGGCACCGTCACCTTCGACGTCGCCGGCGACGTCGAAGCGGTGCAGCGGGGCGCAGACAACTTCGGCTGGATGCTCAAGAAGGCCGACGAGACCGTTCCGGGAGGAGTGGACTACGGTTCCCGGGAGGGCGGTGAGGCGGCTCGGCTGGAGCTCGTCTTCGAAGCACCGCCGGGTCCCGGCGGCGACACCGCACCGCCGCAGCTCTCGTTCTCCAGTCCCTCGGTGCCGGTGTTCCAAGACGCCGGTTCCTACCAGGTGGTGGTGGGCTATCAGGATCGGGAGTCGGGCATCGACCTGAGCAGCTTGCGAGTGCTGGAAGATTCGGTGGACCGCACCGGTTTCTGCCAGGTCCAGCCCGCCACCGCCACCTGTACCTTCCCCGCCTCCGCTGCCGACGGCGACGCCCAGCTGCGCACCGTGCGGGCGGAGGTGACGGACGAGGCCGGCAACCCCGCCGCTGCCGAGCTCGAGGTGGCGCTCATCTACGGCCCGGGAGACGTTCTCGATCCCCTCCTTACCATCTCGTCACCGCCGGAAGGTGCGCTGGTCAACACACCGACGGTGCAGGTCACGGGCACCGCCACCGACGACGGTGAGCTCACCGACGTCGTCGTCGCCGGCGTCCCCGTACCCATCGCCGGCGGAGTCTTCACCACCCAGGTCCCCCTGCACGGAGGGGAGAACATCATCCCCCTGCTGCTGGTGGACGGAGCCGGCCGTAGCGTCATGGGCCAGCGCACCGTGACCTACGATCCGGTACTGCCGGACCTGCAGGTTCTGGAGCCCGCCTCCGGCCTGAGCACCAACGCCGCGACGGTGCGGGTGGCCGGACTGGTCTTCGATCTCAGCGGCATCTCTACGGTGCAGGTGAATGGGGCGACGGTCCCCGTTGTGGACGGCACCTTCGAGACCGTGATCGACCTGCAGGACGGCCTCAACTCCATCAGCGTGCACGCCGTCGACACCGCCGGCAACCTCAGCGAGGTGATCGTCGAGGTGACCCGGTTTGCGGTGCCGGAGGTGGCCATCACCGCCCCCCTGTCGTTCCAGCTGGTCGGCGCCACGGTGGACGTGGAGGGCACGGTGTCGCCGGGCACCGCCGCCGTGGAAGTGAACGGCGTGGCGGCGGCGGTGGACTCCGGCGCCGGTACCTTCTTCGCCGCCGCCGTGCCGGTGCATGCCGGGGTCGATCTGCTCACCGCCACCGCCACCGACGGCACCGGCCGCGTCGCCTCCGCCACTGTCACCGTGGTGCGGGACGACCGGCCACCGCAGCTGGTGGTGGTGACGCCGGTGGACGGCGCCCGCCTCGCCGAAGGCCCGGTCACGGTTTCCGGACGGGTGCGGGACCCGGACCTCTCCGCCGCCGGCACCGCACCGCCGCAGGTGACGGTCAACGGCACTCCGGCAACGGTGATGCAGGATACCTTCGCCGCCGAAGGCCTGGTACTGGCTCCCGGAGCCAATGTGCTGACGGTAGAGGCCACGGATCAGGCCGGCAACGTCACCCAGGAGCAGCTGACGGTATTCCTGGAGGTACCCACCGCCCCCCGCTTGAGAGTGATCTCCGGAGACCGCCAGAGCGCCGTCATCGACAGCCCGCTGGCGGAACCGCTGGTGGTGCAGGCGCTGGACGGCGCCGGCCTGCCGGTGGCCGGAGCACCGGTGCTCTTCCGCGTCACCGGCGGTGCCGGCTCCCTGGACGACGGATCCGGCGGAGAGCGGCGCCAGGTGGCGAAGCTCACCGACGGCTCCGGAGAAGCTTCGGTGAGCTGGACCCTGGGCTCCCGGGCCGGTCTCGCCGTTCAGCGGCTGGAGGCTTCGGCCGCCGGTTTCGGCGAGCCCCTGCAGTTGGGGGCCATCGCCCTCCCCGGTCCCCCCGCCCTCCTGGTGGTGGACGACGGGGGGGAGCAGACCGGTGCCGTCGGCCAACGGCTACCCCTGCCGCTGGTGACGACGGTGGTGGACGCCGGATTCAATCGCCTACCCGGGGTGGCGGTGGACTTCACCATAGTCGCCGGCGAAGGCAGCCTGGTGAACGCCGGCGAAGGCTCCGGCGCCCAGGCCACGGTGACCACCGACCGCGACGGCAACGCCGCCGTCGGGTGGGTTCTGGGCTCCCAGGCGGGATCCGCCAGCGACGTGGTGGAAGTGACCCTCGCCGGCGGCGGCCCCACCCCCTACGCCAGCTTCGTAGCCAACGCCCGGGTGGCCGGGGACCCGGCCCTCACCGCCCTCTCCGGCCTGGTGCTCGACAACAGCGACGAGCCGGTGCCGGACGCCACCGTGGAGATCGCGGGCACCGGCCTCAGCGTGCTCACCGACGCCGCCGGAGCCTTCCGCCTCGACGGAGTCCCCCCGGGCATGGTGCTCCTGGAGGTCGACGGCGCGACCACCAGCCGCCCCGGCATCTGGCCCCATCTGGAGTTCCAGGTCGCCACCGTGGCGGGGATCGAGAACACCATGGGGCGCCCCATCTACCTCTTGCCCCTGGATCCCGCCAGCGGCGTGGCGGTGGACGAGACCACCGGCGGCACCGTCACCCTTCCGGACTATCCGGGCTTCGCCCTGGACATCGCGCCGGGTTCGGTGACCTTCCCCGACGGTTCCTCCAGCGGCGTGGTGAGCGTCACCGTGGTGCACGGAGACAAGGTGCCCATGGTGCCCAACTTCGGCCAGCAGCCGCGCTTGGTGGTGACGATCCAGCCGGGCTTCGCCCGCTTCGATCCGCCGGCCCGGCTCACCCTGCCCAACGTCGACGGGCTGGACCCCGGAGCCGTCACCGAGATGTATTCCTTCGACCACGACCTCTTCCGCTTCGTCACCATCGGCCAAGGCGTGGTCAGCGAGGACGGATTGACGGTGACCTCGGTACCCGGATCCGGGGTCATCGAGGCGGGCTGGCATTGTGGCGGCAATCCCGCCGGCTCCGGCACCACCCACAACTGCCCCACCTGCAAGCGCTGCGTCAACAACCGCTGCGTCGAGGACAACAGTCAGACCCCGCCGCAGTCGGCGCCGGACGATTGCCTGCGAGAGATCTGCATCCACGGCTTCGTCTTCCCCACCGGTGACTCCTCCGAGACACCGCCCCAGACCCCTGGCGATTGTCTGCGGGCTGAATGCATCACCTTCGGCGGCGGCGGGTTCGGCGTGCCTCCCACCGGCCGGGTACGGGAGGTCGGAGACCTTAGCGACCCGCCCCCGGGACAGGCCTGCTGCGGAGTCAACGGCTCCACGACGTTCACTCCGGACATTTACGATCCGTCGACGGAATGCTGCACCCCCTTCTTCCCGCGGGTCGTGCAGAAGCACCCCATGCCCATCACCTGGCCGGTGGACTGCCCCAACCGCAGCACCTTCCGGCCACCCAACCCGGGCAATGGCTGTGGCTCGCCGGTCCTGCCCCTTCCGGTGCCGGAAGATCCCAACATCGGATGCGAAAACGCGTCCTTCACGCCGGCCTGCAATACCCACGACATGTGCTACGACCGCTGCCGCAGCGATCAAGGGACCTGCGACGCCCAATTCCTCGCCGACATGCGAGCGGCGTGCGCCGCCGGCTGTTCCAACATCCTGGCCCGCGCTTTCTGCCGGGCCAACGCCGACCGGTACTTCTCCGCGGTCAGCAGCTTCGGCGGCCTGCCCTGGTTCAACGCCCAGCGGAACGCGTGCCAATGCTGCTGA
- a CDS encoding Ig-like domain-containing protein, with product MSDRRGNESFRQARAIDGRRNPSRSEGSHPGRSCLNRQALFTVGGGLGEDPGRRRTVPILAVLAAAFATAVALLLALPAQAGTGLDETCVVSALNRSARVQADGSWVLPNIPTNVGRVRIRATCVDGGVTRAGQSDFITVPTDGVLRVADIVFDAPEPVPAELELSAPTTLLTAVGASAQLTATVTFPDSSTADVTAAAAGTAYTTSNAAVATVDDDGLVTALTSGNVLISATHEGTLALLMIQALVSADSDGDGLPDDYEIANGLDPSNPADALGDPDRDGLTVIDEFLAGLDPFDPDSDDDGLLDGEEVNDTGTDPLRFDTDGDGVSDGLEVQVGSDPLDPLSVDLTGLVTDLAVTPPGDFTLVFDTAVGEASRQLVVTATLVDGRSLDVTDELYGTTYDSSDLLVINFGLDDGRVFAGQDGIATVTVANDSMEVTRGITVETFEPVALSFLRLPGFANALTLGPPGDSHVYVAAGQAGLVVVNVSDPSAPFIVDTMGLPAPAYGIAVSAGRAYLAASNRLIIVDITNPAAPAVLGIAPVFGTATDVTVKDGIAYVAAGIRGLRNYDVSNPASPLLLGSTGTPGRARGVEVTDDGLAVVADSSAGVHIIDVTDPADPEILGSTHTRPNGTSAAAQVAVRGRRAYIADGADRRLGGLREIDFSIPDTPFVSGSSDNRFGLTAVALDDSLALASDFFFVNAVPIFNVTELPPIFQAALDFSRAPSFRDDNGHDLAVRDGLVYMVGSRGGIGDNYRVGNTGLHIGRYRSFEDTVGLPPEVEITAPLDGEAFLERRRITVTVAAEDDFRVASVQLLADGEIVDQGFAPPFTFTLPVPAGQPTFTLEAHAFDLAGNQGTATPVTLDVVPDDVPTATVLAPVPGNLYTEGTSVRLAVTADDDVAIALVEILVDGVVEGSFLSGPPYAFDHFLPLGTTEITVSARAVDDLGQEAFANPVVVPIADDPPPSVEILEPEHGSEVIEGSVLRVLMGAVDDSAVAEVSLEVDGVVEGTAETAPYERTFVVPTGIADLDLQAFATDDRDQLGSSPLVTVAVVPDPGTTAVGRVLDTEGTPAAGAAVLCNGVTGTSGADGSFSVPGLATLTPAISCSASLVEPDGLLARGRSAAVAPEPGGMTVVGDIQLSGQLLYIGTILSFSSPEGGGSSGPVPLHLYDEVENRLLPWADPFSLDEQGLTGLAFPTADQLIGATQAAQSGGDFLQQGPGPLKGFFGSSTLLELDPNTGEVLDVLGDIEADSVPGGIPEGFGQDVEIGVEDLAYDPDGTGLYGLLRPSIGHRLYRIDIPTARATTVGDTRSYESAGLAFGPDGLLYMLGQGNESTFLEVLDPADATVISSFDLLQDPGTVGGLDALPGSGSFLATAGGELWVLDPAVPALTPFASPDYGFDVDELLSLAHRPLVEPAVTTTLEGRVEDFFIGPVEGVEVRYLGVTALTGPDGTFSLPGILAPVPSARVEVLDVGSGQRFVSDAVPVVTGGITDFGVIFIESAFPALTD from the coding sequence ATGAGCGACAGGCGAGGCAATGAGAGCTTCCGGCAGGCCCGAGCCATCGATGGCCGGCGGAACCCATCCCGATCCGAGGGATCTCATCCAGGACGATCCTGCCTGAACCGCCAGGCCCTCTTCACCGTCGGCGGCGGCCTCGGAGAAGATCCCGGACGGCGGCGGACCGTGCCGATCTTGGCGGTCCTCGCCGCTGCCTTCGCGACCGCTGTGGCTTTGCTCTTGGCGCTGCCGGCCCAGGCCGGCACCGGCCTCGACGAAACCTGCGTGGTGAGCGCCCTCAACCGCAGCGCCCGGGTGCAGGCAGACGGCTCCTGGGTGCTTCCCAACATTCCTACCAACGTCGGCCGGGTGCGCATCCGCGCCACCTGCGTCGACGGCGGGGTGACCCGTGCCGGCCAGTCGGACTTCATCACCGTGCCCACCGACGGCGTGCTGCGGGTAGCGGATATCGTCTTCGACGCCCCGGAGCCGGTGCCGGCGGAGCTGGAGCTCAGCGCTCCCACCACCCTCCTCACCGCCGTCGGCGCCAGCGCCCAGCTCACCGCCACGGTCACCTTCCCCGACAGCTCCACCGCCGACGTCACCGCCGCTGCCGCGGGCACCGCCTACACCACCAGCAATGCTGCGGTGGCGACGGTGGACGACGACGGGCTGGTCACCGCCCTGACCAGCGGCAACGTGCTCATCAGCGCCACCCACGAGGGCACCCTGGCCCTGTTGATGATTCAGGCACTGGTGTCGGCGGACAGCGACGGGGACGGGCTGCCGGACGACTACGAGATCGCCAACGGCCTCGATCCCAGCAATCCGGCGGACGCCCTGGGGGACCCCGACCGGGACGGTTTGACGGTGATCGACGAATTCCTCGCCGGTCTCGATCCCTTCGATCCGGACAGCGACGACGATGGTCTGCTGGACGGTGAAGAGGTCAACGACACCGGCACCGACCCGCTGCGCTTCGACACCGACGGCGACGGCGTCTCCGACGGGCTGGAGGTGCAGGTGGGCAGCGATCCCCTGGACCCCCTGAGCGTCGACCTCACCGGTCTGGTCACCGATCTGGCGGTGACGCCCCCGGGGGATTTCACCCTCGTCTTCGATACCGCCGTCGGCGAGGCCTCGCGCCAGCTGGTGGTCACCGCCACCCTGGTGGACGGCCGTTCCCTGGACGTCACCGACGAGCTCTACGGCACCACCTACGATTCCAGCGACCTGCTGGTGATCAACTTCGGCCTCGACGACGGCCGCGTCTTCGCCGGGCAGGACGGAATCGCCACGGTGACGGTGGCCAACGACAGCATGGAGGTCACCCGGGGGATCACGGTGGAAACCTTCGAACCCGTAGCCCTTTCCTTCCTGCGCCTGCCGGGCTTCGCCAACGCCCTGACCCTGGGACCGCCGGGGGATTCCCACGTCTATGTCGCCGCGGGCCAGGCCGGCCTGGTGGTGGTGAACGTCAGCGATCCTTCAGCGCCGTTCATCGTCGACACCATGGGCCTTCCAGCCCCGGCCTACGGCATCGCCGTCTCCGCTGGCCGCGCCTACCTCGCCGCCTCCAACCGGCTGATCATCGTCGACATCACCAACCCGGCGGCCCCGGCGGTCTTGGGCATCGCTCCGGTCTTCGGAACCGCCACCGACGTCACGGTCAAGGACGGCATCGCCTACGTCGCCGCCGGCATTCGTGGATTGAGAAACTACGACGTATCGAACCCCGCCTCTCCGCTGCTCCTCGGCTCCACCGGCACCCCCGGCCGGGCCCGGGGAGTGGAGGTCACCGACGACGGTCTCGCGGTGGTCGCAGACTCCAGCGCCGGAGTGCACATCATCGACGTGACGGATCCTGCCGACCCGGAGATCCTGGGCTCCACCCACACCCGCCCCAACGGTACTTCCGCCGCCGCCCAGGTGGCGGTGCGGGGCCGGCGGGCCTACATCGCCGACGGCGCCGACCGAAGACTCGGGGGCTTGCGGGAGATCGATTTCAGCATTCCCGACACCCCCTTCGTGTCCGGCTCCAGCGACAACCGCTTCGGCCTCACGGCGGTGGCTCTCGACGATTCCTTGGCCCTGGCCTCGGACTTCTTCTTCGTCAACGCGGTGCCCATCTTCAACGTCACGGAGCTGCCGCCGATCTTCCAGGCGGCGCTGGATTTCAGCCGGGCTCCCTCCTTCCGCGACGACAACGGTCACGACCTGGCGGTGCGCGACGGGCTGGTCTACATGGTCGGTTCCCGCGGCGGCATCGGCGACAACTACCGGGTTGGCAACACCGGTCTGCACATCGGCCGCTACCGGTCCTTCGAGGACACCGTAGGCCTACCACCGGAGGTAGAGATTACGGCGCCGTTGGACGGCGAAGCTTTCTTGGAGCGCCGCCGCATCACCGTCACGGTGGCGGCGGAGGACGACTTCCGAGTCGCTTCGGTGCAGCTGCTGGCCGACGGCGAGATCGTCGACCAGGGTTTCGCTCCGCCCTTCACCTTCACCCTGCCGGTGCCGGCGGGCCAGCCCACCTTCACCTTGGAGGCTCACGCCTTCGACCTCGCGGGCAACCAGGGCACTGCCACCCCGGTAACCCTCGACGTGGTGCCGGACGACGTCCCGACGGCAACGGTGCTCGCGCCGGTCCCCGGCAATCTCTACACCGAAGGTACCTCCGTCCGGCTGGCGGTGACCGCCGACGACGATGTCGCCATAGCCCTGGTGGAGATCCTGGTGGACGGCGTGGTGGAAGGCTCCTTCCTCAGTGGTCCGCCCTACGCCTTCGATCATTTCCTGCCCCTGGGAACCACCGAGATCACCGTCTCCGCCCGAGCGGTGGACGACCTGGGCCAAGAAGCTTTTGCCAATCCGGTGGTGGTGCCGATCGCGGATGATCCACCCCCCAGCGTCGAGATCCTCGAACCGGAGCACGGCTCGGAGGTCATCGAAGGCTCGGTGCTGCGGGTGTTGATGGGAGCGGTGGACGATTCCGCCGTTGCAGAGGTGAGCCTCGAAGTGGACGGCGTGGTGGAAGGTACCGCGGAGACCGCTCCCTACGAGCGCACCTTCGTGGTCCCCACGGGCATCGCCGATCTCGACCTCCAGGCTTTCGCCACCGATGACCGCGACCAACTGGGAAGCTCCCCCTTGGTGACGGTGGCGGTGGTTCCCGATCCCGGGACCACCGCCGTCGGCCGGGTGTTGGATACCGAAGGAACGCCGGCGGCGGGCGCCGCGGTGCTGTGCAACGGCGTCACCGGCACCTCCGGCGCCGACGGTTCCTTCTCCGTTCCGGGTCTCGCCACCCTCACCCCCGCCATCTCCTGCAGCGCCAGCCTGGTGGAACCCGACGGTCTCCTCGCCCGCGGCCGCTCGGCGGCGGTGGCACCGGAGCCCGGGGGCATGACCGTGGTCGGGGACATCCAGCTCAGCGGCCAGCTTCTCTACATCGGAACCATTCTGTCCTTCAGCTCTCCCGAAGGTGGCGGAAGCTCCGGACCGGTGCCGCTACACCTCTACGACGAAGTGGAGAACCGGCTCCTACCCTGGGCAGATCCCTTCAGCCTCGACGAACAGGGGCTCACCGGCCTCGCCTTCCCGACGGCAGATCAGCTCATCGGAGCGACTCAAGCGGCCCAATCCGGTGGCGACTTCCTGCAGCAAGGGCCGGGACCGCTGAAAGGCTTCTTCGGCAGCAGCACGCTCTTGGAGCTCGACCCGAACACCGGCGAAGTGCTGGACGTACTGGGAGACATCGAGGCCGACTCGGTCCCCGGCGGCATCCCGGAGGGCTTTGGCCAAGACGTCGAGATCGGCGTCGAAGACCTGGCCTACGATCCCGACGGCACCGGCCTCTACGGCCTTCTGCGGCCCAGCATAGGGCACCGCCTCTACCGCATCGACATCCCCACCGCCCGGGCCACCACCGTAGGGGACACCCGCTCCTACGAGAGCGCCGGCCTCGCCTTCGGTCCCGACGGCTTGCTCTACATGCTGGGGCAGGGAAATGAATCGACCTTCCTGGAGGTCCTCGATCCCGCCGATGCGACGGTGATCTCCAGCTTCGACCTGCTGCAGGATCCGGGAACCGTCGGCGGTCTCGACGCCCTTCCCGGCAGCGGCAGCTTCCTGGCCACCGCCGGCGGCGAGCTGTGGGTCCTGGACCCGGCGGTACCGGCCCTGACTCCCTTCGCCAGCCCCGACTACGGTTTCGACGTCGACGAGCTCCTCTCCCTCGCCCATCGGCCTCTCGTCGAGCCGGCGGTGACCACCACCCTGGAAGGCCGGGTGGAGGACTTCTTCATCGGTCCGGTGGAGGGAGTGGAGGTGCGTTATCTGGGAGTGACCGCCCTCACCGGCCCCGACGGCACCTTCTCCCTGCCGGGCATCCTCGCCCCCGTGCCCTCGGCGCGGGTCGAGGTGCTGGACGTCGGCTCCGGCCAGCGCTTCGTCTCCGACGCCGTGCCGGTGGTGACCGGCGGGATCACGGATTTCGGGGTCATCTTCATCGAGAGCGCCTTCCCGGCACTGACGGACTGA